From a single Archocentrus centrarchus isolate MPI-CPG fArcCen1 unplaced genomic scaffold, fArcCen1 scaffold_35_ctg1, whole genome shotgun sequence genomic region:
- the LOC115776621 gene encoding low affinity immunoglobulin gamma Fc region receptor III-like, with protein MSSWAVFTGHAFLSAAAVVPHWDAVGENALSGAVIERLVEVLQQVKALTCHLDDNDSVQGPAHLTVSPSSSQFFKGDVVSLSCEEDDSSAGWTLRRNTSKQQRTQCGDVWGRWSGSSCNITAIVTWDSGVYWCESREGAISNMVNLTVSGGSVILQSPVLPVMEGDDVTLLCQTKTTPSNLPAAFYKDGSLIREQPTGHMTIQHVSRSDEGLYKCDISGHGESPSSWITVTVKPVTTILPPHKALPPASALPHLVLRVVLHLVVFCLYFISTLLMVSLYRSRAKGNDLISLVTAPPAQTGQRLAEDCDDIAEVTTEHQF; from the exons ATGAGCAGCTGGGCAGTTTTCACTGGCCATGCCTTCTTGTCTGCTGCAGCTGTCGTTCCACACTGGGATGCAGTTGGTGAGAATGCTCTCAGTGGTGCAGTGATAGAACGTCTTGTTGAGGTTCTGCAGCAAGTAAAGGCACTGACGTGTCACCTTGATGACAATGACAGTGTTCAGGGACCAG CTcatctgactgtgagtcccagcagctctcagttctttaaaggagacgttgtgtctctgagctgtgaggaggacgacagctctgctggatggactctgaggaggaacacaagcaaacaacagaggactcagtgtggagatgtGTGGGGAAGATggtctggttcttcctgtaacatcacTGCCATAGTAACATGGGACAGTGgcgtttactggtgtgagtccagagagggtgccatcagtaacatggttaacctcacagtctctg gtggatcagtgatcctgcagagtcctgtcctccctgtgatggagggagatgacgtcactctgctctgtcaaacaaagaccactccctccaacctcccagctgctttctataaagatggctccctcatcagggagcagcctacaggtcacatgaccatccagcatgtttccaggtctgatgaaggcctctacaagtgtgacatcagcggtcatggagagtctccatccagctggatcactgtcacag TTAAACCAGTAACCACAATCCTGCCCCCTCACaaagctctgcctcctgctTCTGCCCTCCCCCACCTTGTATTGAGAGTGGTCCTCCACCTGGTGGTGTTCTGTCTGTACTTCATCTCCACTCTCCTCATGGTGTCTTTATATAGAAGCAGAGCCAAAG gaaatgacctcATATCCCTGGTGACAGCACCACCCGCTCAGACTGGGCAGAGATTGGCTGAGGACTGTGATGACATTGCTGAGGTGACCACTGAGCATCAGTTCTGA